Proteins from one Sarcophilus harrisii chromosome 2, mSarHar1.11, whole genome shotgun sequence genomic window:
- the PANK2 gene encoding pantothenate kinase 2, mitochondrial isoform X4 produces MFLNSLDKLSLGGGTFFGLCCLLTGCTTFEEALEMASRGDSTKVDKLVRDIYGGDYERFSLPGWAVASSFGNMMSKEKREAVSKEDLARATLITITNNIGSIARMCALNENINQVVFVGNFLRINTISMRLLAYALDYWSKGQLKALFSEHEGYFGAVGALLELLKLP; encoded by the exons ATGTTTCTGAATTCTCTGGATAAACTGAG TCTTGGGGGAGGAACCTTTTTTGGTCTTTGCTGTCTTCTGACTGGCTGTACCACTTTTGAAGAGGCTCTTGAAATGGCGTCTCGTGGAGATAGTACCAAGGTGGATAAACTCGTTCGAGACATCTATGGAGGGGACTATGAGAGGTTTTCATTGCCAGGCTGGGCTGTAGCTTCTAG TTTTGGGAACATGATGagcaaggagaaaagagaggctGTCAGCAAAGAGGACCTGGCCAGAGCGACTTTGATCACCATCACCAACAACATTGGCTCAATAGCACGCATGTGTGCTCTTAATGAg AATATTAACCAGGTGGTATTTGTTGGAAATTTTTTGCGAATTAATACCATTTCCATGAGACTTCTTGCGTATGCTTTGGATTATTGGTCCAAGGGGCAATTGAAAGCACTTTTTTCAGAACATGAG GGTTATTTTGGAGCAGTGGGCGCTCTCCTAGAACTGTTGAAATTACCCTGA
- the PANK2 gene encoding pantothenate kinase 2, mitochondrial isoform X5, with product MASRGDSTKVDKLVRDIYGGDYERFSLPGWAVASSFGNMMSKEKREAVSKEDLARATLITITNNIGSIARMCALNENINQVVFVGNFLRINTISMRLLAYALDYWSKGQLKALFSEHEGYFGAVGALLELLKLP from the exons ATGGCGTCTCGTGGAGATAGTACCAAGGTGGATAAACTCGTTCGAGACATCTATGGAGGGGACTATGAGAGGTTTTCATTGCCAGGCTGGGCTGTAGCTTCTAG TTTTGGGAACATGATGagcaaggagaaaagagaggctGTCAGCAAAGAGGACCTGGCCAGAGCGACTTTGATCACCATCACCAACAACATTGGCTCAATAGCACGCATGTGTGCTCTTAATGAg AATATTAACCAGGTGGTATTTGTTGGAAATTTTTTGCGAATTAATACCATTTCCATGAGACTTCTTGCGTATGCTTTGGATTATTGGTCCAAGGGGCAATTGAAAGCACTTTTTTCAGAACATGAG GGTTATTTTGGAGCAGTGGGCGCTCTCCTAGAACTGTTGAAATTACCCTGA